In the Myxococcus guangdongensis genome, one interval contains:
- a CDS encoding HD domain-containing protein codes for MTTPARDTAAAPGRLAKLRPLLSELMDLKRTRTPDHPEGLAAHGFRRAWAALAAGMEPGAVALQETARAVAAVRLCGLDADLLQRAGLSPLDATRVLRRGLDAVAGPLDASLREQLSLALMPSSEAAHGPPPAFVERLVRQPRAGATFPGRARLVVSPQESHADHCYAVAVGAVLVSPHFGAAPALPFLAGLSHHLFNAALPDAGYSGEALLGDFLAPLMKRLTEAALTQLPPRLSEAVRQALTLTGNVDSAEARAFNAADTLDRVLELEAHARAAAFTLRQALEDLELLHPGPLQAFGNDILREAAVWP; via the coding sequence ATGACCACACCCGCGCGTGACACGGCGGCGGCCCCGGGCCGCCTGGCGAAGCTGCGTCCGCTCCTGTCGGAGTTGATGGACCTCAAGCGCACCCGCACCCCGGACCATCCAGAGGGGCTGGCGGCCCACGGCTTCCGCCGGGCGTGGGCGGCCCTGGCGGCGGGCATGGAGCCTGGCGCCGTGGCGCTCCAGGAGACGGCGCGCGCGGTGGCGGCGGTGCGGCTGTGCGGTCTGGACGCGGACCTCCTCCAGCGGGCGGGGCTGTCCCCGCTGGACGCGACGCGGGTGCTGCGCCGGGGCCTGGACGCGGTGGCGGGGCCGCTGGACGCCAGCCTGCGCGAGCAGCTGTCCCTGGCGCTGATGCCCTCCTCCGAGGCCGCCCACGGCCCGCCGCCCGCGTTCGTGGAGCGGCTGGTGCGCCAACCCCGCGCCGGGGCCACGTTCCCCGGTCGGGCCCGCCTCGTCGTGTCACCGCAGGAGAGCCACGCCGACCACTGCTACGCGGTGGCGGTGGGGGCGGTGCTCGTGTCCCCCCACTTCGGCGCGGCCCCGGCCCTGCCCTTCCTGGCGGGATTGTCGCATCACCTCTTCAACGCGGCGCTGCCGGACGCGGGCTACAGCGGCGAAGCGCTGCTGGGAGATTTCCTGGCGCCCCTGATGAAGCGCCTGACCGAGGCGGCCCTGACACAGCTCCCGCCGCGGCTGTCCGAGGCCGTGCGCCAGGCGCTGACGCTCACCGGCAACGTGGACTCGGCGGAGGCGCGCGCCTTCAACGCCGCGGACACGCTGGACCGGGTGCTGGAGCTGGAGGCCCACGCCCGCGCGGCGGCCTTCACGCTGCGCCAGGCGTTGGAGGACCTGGAGCTGCTCCACCCCGGCCCGCTGCAGGCCTTCGGCAACGACATCCTTCGCGAAGCCGCGGTGTGGCCATGA
- a CDS encoding class I SAM-dependent methyltransferase: MRLAWDTALPLHPRHPLTGLPLTRVSPELWSDGATRWPVVDGIPFLRTGREALREAVVAALERGEGPHARALLLRDQDDHARVPPPSLAATASVVAGVEAGTLGLRDALEQLGFGPVAPYFAHRQSAPTFLSALGLLAQHWDAPPCVVELACGLGQVLREVSLRGTPVVGVDVVFAKLWLARHFIVPEAVLLCADAAADVPIPPLEGATVLCHDALYFLTDKARVLAELRRVAGSSGRVLVGHAHNRHVDQRGVGGTPLSPSEYAALMPGAACYDDAAFVTRFLEGGAVPDTPLAELERAEALSFAWPSAPGQGAIDFGVAVPGARLSPNPLLEEHDGRVRPAWPTPGLAAEYASAHYLRSDAPEDVALLRRSATGATAEQQAALVRRRWLLNLPGRW; this comes from the coding sequence ATGAGGCTCGCGTGGGACACCGCCCTGCCGCTGCATCCGCGCCATCCCCTCACGGGCCTGCCCTTGACGCGGGTGTCGCCCGAGCTCTGGTCGGATGGCGCCACCCGCTGGCCCGTCGTGGACGGCATCCCCTTCCTGCGCACCGGTCGGGAGGCCCTGCGCGAAGCCGTGGTGGCCGCGCTGGAGCGGGGCGAAGGACCTCACGCGCGGGCCCTGCTGCTGCGGGACCAGGACGACCACGCGCGCGTCCCGCCTCCGTCCCTCGCCGCCACCGCCTCCGTCGTGGCGGGCGTCGAGGCGGGGACGCTGGGGCTGCGCGACGCGCTGGAGCAGCTGGGCTTCGGGCCGGTGGCGCCCTACTTCGCGCACCGGCAGTCCGCGCCCACCTTCCTGAGCGCGCTGGGCCTGCTGGCGCAGCACTGGGACGCGCCGCCGTGCGTGGTGGAGCTGGCGTGTGGGCTCGGCCAGGTGCTGCGCGAGGTGTCCCTGCGGGGCACCCCCGTCGTGGGGGTGGACGTGGTGTTCGCCAAGCTGTGGCTGGCGCGGCACTTCATCGTCCCGGAGGCCGTGCTCCTCTGCGCGGACGCGGCCGCGGACGTGCCCATCCCGCCGCTCGAGGGCGCCACCGTGCTGTGTCACGACGCGCTCTACTTCCTGACGGACAAGGCGCGCGTGCTGGCGGAGCTGCGCCGCGTGGCGGGGTCCTCCGGCCGCGTGCTCGTGGGCCACGCCCACAACCGGCACGTGGACCAACGGGGCGTGGGCGGCACGCCGCTGAGCCCCTCCGAGTACGCGGCGCTGATGCCCGGGGCCGCCTGCTACGACGACGCCGCCTTCGTCACCCGCTTCCTCGAAGGCGGCGCCGTGCCCGACACCCCGCTGGCGGAGCTGGAGCGCGCGGAGGCGTTGAGCTTCGCCTGGCCCTCGGCGCCGGGCCAGGGGGCCATCGACTTCGGCGTGGCCGTGCCGGGCGCGAGGCTGAGCCCCAATCCGCTGCTGGAGGAGCATGACGGCCGCGTGCGCCCCGCCTGGCCCACGCCGGGCCTGGCCGCCGAGTACGCGAGCGCCCACTACCTGCGCTCGGACGCGCCCGAGGACGTGGCCCTGCTGCGGCGGTCCGCCACCGGCGCGACGGCCGAGCAGCAGGCCGCGCTCGTCAGGCGGCGGTGGCTCCTGAACCTTCCTGGGAGGTGGTGA